A single Lolium perenne isolate Kyuss_39 chromosome 6, Kyuss_2.0, whole genome shotgun sequence DNA region contains:
- the LOC127321060 gene encoding protein BZR1 homolog 3-like — MMLGGGSGGMGGAPSRVPTWRERENNRRRERRRRAIAAKIFSGLRSQGNYTLPKHCDNNEVLKALADEAGWTVEPDGTTYRKGCKPLLAVRTGPPTPSPCSSQQVSPRASFRSSGSSHITLGGGGGSGSGGYFGGVDGGSLVPWLKNLSSGPSFASSSKYSYFDGGSMSAPVTSPSGSPPRMPLPQLSTGWGVYPVQAVPPRRYDYSMPNSARPSSPRVAPDPNWLSGFSISSTGPSSPAYNLIAHPPNPFGTATAPSTRVHTPALSGACSPVAEGDGPMGYSAAEGAFEFGSDEGLLNAWHGEHIEEEPDEDELELRLTLGRKKSRGAAAGAADNA; from the exons ATGATGCTCGGGGGAGGCAGCGGTGGCATGGGCGGCGCGCCGTCGAGGGTGCCGACCTGGAGGGAGCGCGAGAACAACCGCcgccgcgagcgccgccgccgcgccatcgCCGCCAAGATCTTCTCCGGCCTGCGCTCCCAGGGCAACTACACCCTCCCCAAGCACTGCGACAACAACGAGGTGCTCAAGGCGCTCGCCGACGAGGCCGGGTGGACCGTCGAGCCAGACGGCACCACCTACCGCAAG GGTTGCAAGCCTCTTCTAGCAGTGCGCACCGGACCGCCGACCCCGAGCCCGTGCTCATCGCAGCAGGTGAGCCCGCGGGCGTCCTTCCGCTCCAGCGGCTCCTCGCACATCAcactgggcggcggcggcggcagcggcagcggcggctaCTTTGGGGGCGTGGATGGCGGCTCCCTCGTCCCGTGGCTCAAGAACCTCTCCTCCGGCCCCAGCTTCGCGTCCTCCTCCAAGTACTCCTACTTCGACGGCGGCTCCATGAGCGCGCCGGTGACCTCGCCGTCCGGCTCGCCGCCGCGCATGCCCCTGCCCCAGCTCAGCACCGGCTGGGGGGTGTACCCGGTCCAGGCCGTGCCGCCACGCCGGTACGACTACTCCATGCCTAACTCCGCCAGGCCGTCAAGCCCCAGGGTCGCCCCTGACCCGAACTGGCTCTCCGGGTTCAGCATCTCGTCGACGGGGCCTTCGTCCCCGGCCTACAACCTCATTGCTCATCCTCCGAACCCCTTCGGAACCGCCACCGCGCCATCTACGAGGGTGCACACCCCGGCGCTGAGCGGGGCGTGCTCACCCGTGGCCGAGGGCGACGGCCCGATGGGCTACAGCGCGGCGGAAGGCGCCTTCGAGTTCGGGAGCGACGAGGGGCTGCTGAACGCGTGGCATGGGGAACACATCGAAGAGGAGCCCGACGAGGACGAGCTGGAGCTAAGGCTCACCCTCGGCCGCAAGAAGTCCcgcggcgccgccgccggcgcggcAGACAACGCCTGA
- the LOC127321071 gene encoding uncharacterized protein, which translates to MAGAPPIDPPRPARGDAATCGSPVRWDEDDDGDGMVALAGLGLFDQEADDPPANTGTIIDPDTVTANDCSTDTTEGSAKKESGQYFYYGAPVHEHTGIWVPVSVPPMTEHDHEEWRRGLGCNGGYFPEEVFQWELDEETKEMTMWDVFSEMVVAAKDKAISVATCDLGRCGMSMVSNLFLQEAWKDMAQTLADANADIANELLETELTKWLPDSASSTCMLCGVRFHPIMCSRHHCRFCGGIFCNGCSKGRSLMPPKFKTSEPQRVCDVCGVRIESIQPYLMNQISRASQLPTHDVTDLSTLRSWLNFPWTHTMEHEIYKAANSLRSYSKVGRLKSEKAIPDTILKQAKGLAIITVVKVGMMVTYKVGTGLVVARRADGSWSPPSAISTCGIGYGAQAGGELADFIIVLRNTDAIRTFSGKAHLSVGAGVGASACHVGRVAEADFRAGDGGYAACYTYSCSKGAFVGCALNGSVVSTRDTENARFYGGLIKAPDILLGSMDRPPAAAALYKALSELFDRIGK; encoded by the exons ATGGCGGGAGCACCCCCGATCGACCCTCCGCGGCCCGCCCGCGGCGACGCCGCCACTTGCGGGTCTCCCGTCAGGTgggacgaagacgacgacggcgacggcatGGTCGCCTTGGCG GGACTCGGCCTATTTGACCAAGAGGCAGACGATCCTCCTGCCAACACTGGCACAATCATCGACCCTGATACTGTCACCGCTAACGACTGCAGCACTGATACGACTGAAGGTTCTGCTAAGAAGGAATCAGGGCAGTATTTCTACTATGGCGCACCAGTCCATGAACACACCGGCATCTGGGTGCCTGTTTCTGTTCCACCGATGACAGAGCATGACCACGAGGAGTGGCGCAGGGGCCTTGGCTGTAATGGCGGCTACTTCCCAGAAGAGGTGTTCCAGTGGGAGCTAGACGAGGAAACCAAGGAGATGACAATGTGGGATGTATTTTCCGAGATGGTCGTTGCAGCAAAAGACAAAGCAATCTCTGTCGCGACCTGTGATCTTGGGAGATGTGGGATGTCCATGGTGTCCAACTTGTTCCTCCAAGAAGCCTGGAAGGATATGGCGCAAACGCTTGCGGATGCCAACGCTGATATCGCAAATGAGCTCCTCGAGACGGAATTGACAAAGTGGCTGCCTGACAGCGCATCGAGTACCTGCATGCTGTGCGGCGTGCGCTTTCATCCGATAATGTGCTCTCGCCACCACTGCCGTTTTTGTGGTGGAATATTTTGCAATGGCTGTTCAAAGGGTAGAAGCTTGATGCCTCCCAAATTTAAGACTTCGGAACCCCAAAGGGTTTGCGATGTTTGCGGGGTACGCATAGAGAGCATCCAACCTTACTTGATGAATCAGATCAGTCGTGCTTCACAGCTTCCAACTCATGACGTGACGGATTTGAGTACATTGAGGTCATGGCTGAACTTCCCTTGGACACACACAATGGAACACGAGATATACAAGGCTGCAAATTCTTTACGCAGCTACAGCAAG GTGGGAAGACTTAAATCAGAGAAGGCTATCCCTGATACAATTCTTAAACAAGCAAAAGGCCTTGCTATAATTACTGTAGTAAAGGTCGGGATGATGGTCACATACAAGGTTGGTACTGGGCTGGTCGTTGCTCGAAGAGCCGACGGTTCCTGGTCACCTCCTTCAGCAATCTCCACTTGTGGTATCGGATATGGAGCTCAG GCTGGCGGTGAGTTAGCAGACTTCATTATCGTGCTGAGGAACACAGATGCCATCAGAACATTCAGTGGAAAGGCACATCTGTCAGTAGGTGCTGGTGTTGGTGCTTCTGCTTGTCATGTCGGGCGTGTAGCTGAGGCTGATTTTCGTGCTGGCGATGGTGGTTATGCTGCATGCTATACATACAGTTGTAGCAAAG GTGCTTTTGTGGGATGTGCGCTCAACGGTAGCGTTGTATCCACTCGAGACACTGAAAACGCTCGATTTTACGGTGGTCTCATCAAGGCACCTGATATCCTTCTGGGATCCATGGACAGGCCGCCTGCAGCCGCCGCGCTCTACAAAGCACTGTCTGAATTGTTTGACAGGATTGGAAAGTGA